The Mycobacterium paragordonae DNA segment AGCTCCGCGTGCGGATGTCTGACATCTCGTCCTGGGCCTTCGGTCGTTAGCGCCGACATCCCCTCACCGAGATGGCCGGTAAGTCTCCAACTGTCGTCGGCGCCATCGCTTCACCAACTCGCCGATCTCCCCCGGATCATCGGCGATCACGAGCAAGTCGACGTCGGCACCCGACACCAGTCCCGTGTCCAACAGCCGGTCACGAATCCAACGTTCCAACCCGGTCCAGTGGTCCGAACACGCAAGTACGACAGGGAAGTTGCGTATCTTCTGAGTCTGTATCAGCGTCAGGGCCTCGAAAAGCTCGTCAAGTGTGCCGAAGCCGCCCGGAAGAACTACGAACGCCGAGGCATAGCGGACGAACATCAACTTGCGCACGAAGAAGTAATTGAACTGAAGTGAGAGGTCGATGAACGGGTTAGGCCGCT contains these protein-coding regions:
- a CDS encoding TIGR00730 family Rossman fold protein produces the protein MLSCLGPGFPPLSGSDPGRVARIRDEVAHGFAALADVTHAVSFFGSARTPPDHQHYKMARTLAAHLGSLGFDIITGGGPGIMEAANRGARDAGVRSIGLVIELPYEQRPNPFIDLSLQFNYFFVRKLMFVRYASAFVVLPGGFGTLDELFEALTLIQTQKIRNFPVVLACSDHWTGLERWIRDRLLDTGLVSGADVDLLVIADDPGEIGELVKRWRRRQLETYRPSR